TGGCAGAGTCATGGAAGTTAGCACGTCATTAATGGATTTCGTGTTCCCATGCTTGTCTGTTCTTTCACAGATAGAACCCAAATCGGAAGTTAGTTTCCTCTGATATGAAATCGCGCGGTCTTAATGCAACTTTTATCGTAAAACCAAGATCAAAAGTCCGATATTTGAACTTTTTCGCTTAATGCTGTCGCATGTGCACCTAAATAAGGAGGAGCGATACTTTTAAGTAAGCTTCTACTCTAATTTCAAATCACTACGAACTTGAAGCATTACACAAACGACATGAATGAGGCATAACTGGAGTGTGTATGACACCTTCAGCACGAGATTCTTTTCTCGCTTATAGTTCCATGAGAACCCAAGTTTCCCTCTCTTGATTTCAGCAGAGCCATCCTTATTTAGCTCGTTCAACTTGTAACGGCGGGAGTTCAAAGTCAAAAGGTGGTGAAAAAGAGACGACTTTTGCGTCCCTTATTTCTGGGGAGATGCCTCCTCAACCTTTTCATCCTATAAATGCCCGCTAGGATTCCCGCTGGCCTTACCATCCAACCATCCATAACCAGCATGGCAATCCCAGAGATCAAAGTCAACGAGCAGAATTTAGCCGGGAAGTCATCGAACGTGAGCAATGGAGCCCAGATTTGCTTGAGGATTTTGTCAATTGCAACTACATTGGCCGCAACTTCGCTGATGGTCACATGCCGGCAGTCTATCACAGTATTTGGCATCAGGATTGATGCCCGATATAGCTATTCTTCGGCTTTCAAGTAACCACTCAATTAACCATGCTAGCTATTAGCATTTAATGTAAGATGATGCCTTCTcttaaggactaaattgttgAAGCTAACAACGATTGATCTTTTGACAGGTTCTTTGCATTTGCAAATGCAACTGCGTGTGCATTCTCCATGATGTCCCTGTTCCTTCTCATCATCTTCACTCATCCTCGAGGCCCACGGAAACCttccaacttcttcttcttcttgttcctccacGACTTGGTAAGTTCAGTTTGGATCCACATTGATCATGCTCTTTCAAtgaactagtttttttttttgggtaaggtaagtaGTACTTTCAATGAACTAGTCTGTTATGTTTTTGCGGACATTAGAagaattttcacttttgctgAAACATTTCGACAACAGTGGATGATGTCGCTAGTACTGGCGGGATGTGCAGCTGCGACAGCAATTGGATTTGTTGGGAAGTACGGAAACAACCACACTGGTTGGATGCCCATATGCGACCATCTGGAGAAGTTCTGTAGCAAAGCCACAACTTCCATCGTGTTCGCTTATGCGTCGCTGCTCCTATTTATGTTGCTTGCCATCCTCACTGCATGGAACATCCGGCAACTTTCAAGCGTAGCCCTTACCAgttaacattcaattgttaGTCTGTGTTGTGCAAATTTGAATGGCCTGCTTAGGGATGATAATAGCTCTTGTCATCTGTTTCCGTCCACAGATTGGCAAGTTTAATAAGCCTACTTTTATGAAGCGCTTCCTTTCTTTGGTGTTAACCAAACATAACATGGATTTCTACTTTTTCCACCATTTCTTCGTGTTGCTGTTACTTTGTGACTTTTCACATGTTGCAATAGCGACCCCAGTAAAGACATAACCTGTCACAGAAGTCGGATTCTTAAATGGCGGGTCAACCCGCTGATAAAGTTAAATTCGATATCAATCTTTCGTGCCTCAAGACAAAAGACAGGGTGACGACTAGAGATGGCCATTTGAACCCGTGGatccggaaccggcccattaaCCAGGCCCATGGTTCCAACCCAGAAGTGGAACCGgctctcaagggccggttccggccGATTCCGAcctgttatttaaaaaaaaaatgggccggtggggcaaagagccattgggctctctgccccacTGCCCCCCAAAAATGGCTCTTTGGGTCGTTTTGGCAAAGGCCAAAATTTGGCCGTTACACttccacattaaaaaaaatttttgaattatttttaattattgccTATAAATATCTATCctccctctttcatttttctcacaaatcttctcaacaattctctcaaatcctctcaattcgctcaaattctctcaattcgctcaattctctcaatcccgcctcaattctctcgaatcggatttccgatcaattttctcaaaaatggcaagtgaaaatagaaatactgaaaatggcaagatgactatgagaGATTCCAagtatcccattcctgaatatgatcctcgtgtatgcatgttgggaagacaacgaccataatatcaactatgtcccgattccgaacgtcaagcacatcccaacacaagaaagccttcatcctcctaccgatgtcgaagaaacgtcaacggcaaatgagccggaacagaagggccgagatagtacatccgacttgtggctacatttcgacaaggtacgtgatgaaggcgaaggtaagtataatatagaatgtaaatattgttcgcaaatatataaatttacgaaaggagacggctacggaacattctgtcgacatttgataaaaaaacatccaacgtaAGCGGGAatggacaatacgcaacaacaaatttccaagTACCCCatttctaatcctcatcctttattccgttacaacgatgcactttataaacaaatattagctgaatatgttgcccttgatcatgctccgtttactactggtgaaaattttaatttgaaatatttgataaatactgcgttgattccgcaagcaccaactattccaaaaaatactcttaacgcgaagtttttcatctttataaaaaaggaaaaaaatctttagcaaaattttttgcggaattcaatggaggtgtgcatataggtagtgatattttgagtgatccttggtaaattcattcttatatgggtgttacgtgtcattggataggtaacGATTGGACCattaaaaaaagacttattgcatttcaaatttttgatgaaagacattcggctcataatatttatagaataattaggcaagttttagaagaatataatttgatcaataaactattttcaattggttttgataatgccgctgcaAATAACGCTTCTattctcgaattagaaaatatttgtaaacccactTTTGtgagacaattttttcacattagatgtgtttgccatgttttaaatttatgtgtacaagatagtttacgtactcttgacacttctttcgccccaataaagggtgtaattaaatttttatgaagtcatcccttattttatgaaatcatagggaaaattttgtaaataacatgggagaagggcaagaagatttccaaaagatattccgactcgttgaaattctacttacgagttgTTTCGGCAaaattttgattacaaagatttattatgtatgtttatttcacaaaatattcccgaaattactttacttccgcaatatTGGgacatttgcaaaaaaattttaaattttttgaaaatttttaatgatgctactaaaactttatctggtatttattatcctactacgcatttatttttaataaaatatgctaatattggtagtgtttttagtgaatatgaaaatgatactgaattagctcaaactattttagtaatgcgagaaaaatgattgcattattatttgcaaattcctcttgtctatttagtaagtattgttttttatccacgtattaaattaaacggtttactagattatttgaatgtgtattatcatgattgtttacctTTGGAAGAtttaatagatatttcaaatatacaatgagatgttaaagaatatATAGTattattatatggagaattttgtagtagatatggtttaagtgtttacggatctttacaatcttcTGCCTCACGTAACGAagatggtagttcacttagtagagggtataatatgctcaagagtaggcaaaaaaaataaaaaggagcaacatgtagtatttccgaattagaaaaatatttaaccactcaatttgagtttcgtgatgcagaacatagtacagatttcgaaatcctaaaatgatagaaaagtcaccaaatcgattacctagTTTTCGCTCTTATCGCTTGCCGGATactagcaaccccttcttcaacggttgcagttgaacaaacatttagcattggaggattagttttggactctcgccgttcaagattaagcccgaaGTCTTtggaagctcaaacttgtgtcgacgattggaggatggcgaaatttcgacaccaagagctggatcgagaacacgaattttttagcgaggatTGTGGAATTACCACCGCCACGGATACCACAACGGATAACGATGAGGTAAGTCGgggttatcaaagataaaagaactagatgagctttgattcttctatccccaaaaagatatgtaagcacttaatgataatttattaaattgaagcccgttcctcctcttttttttttcccacattttattataatgtacaatttgattatattttataatttataatttattatatttattttattatttattattttaaaaattaaaattaaaaacggAGCTGgaaggaatcggcccggaaccggaaccggcccgaaaccggtattttcaagggccggtttcggttccaccttttcgtggaaccggaaccgctggttcctgaaccggccacctctagtgACGACTATTCCCTGGGGCGGGTCAATTACTAGTAGCAGCTCAGCCTAATAGCGACTTAAAAGATAGAACAGCCCTGCAATTCTCTATATTCAGGCAAGATCACCCAAGCCTAGCTCCCTCTGCCAGTGAGAAAAGCAGAGAGTACTGCTAATGCGCACTAACTACCACAGGCACGTGTTGTCTGATCATGAGATCCGAAAAGACCTTCCTCGAGCTCTTCACTTTTACAAGTTCAACTATATATGCAATAATGAAGGACAAGATGCTCGGGTTCATATCACATTGATCAGCCTTCAAAGAAAGCTTTCCCATATTacaatgaattttcttttagtatTGCACATTTATCACAGCTCTTGATACTAcaaaattttaatatctttAGATACACAAGAATGGCACTTCATGCGGCGAAGCAATATAAACAAAGAGAAAGCTGAACTCAAAAGAACTATAAATCAACAGCAAATGAAGAACTAATTGACAAGTGGATCATGAAAACTGATTACATTACTCATGAGAGATCTCTGAGTCTGTTCCTTGGTTGTGGTTGCCTGCGGAGAGAGAAGGGGGATTGTCAATTTCTTTGCGAGAAGCTTCCCAAAGTTGCTGCTCTATGCCCAGTTTTCTAAGCTCCAACAGCCCCCGTTCAACTGTCTCATaacatgaagggaaaaaaatcaactttcacAATGCTGATGGGCCAACTGTTTAAGCACATCACTATTGTAAGTGTGCTGATATTCAAAGCAGTGCAACACCCAATGGAGGTCTTGCGTTGACATTGGCAGGAAATTAATTCACAAGGCCAATATCATCTGCGTTGAATCAGATATAGGTAATCGATTACAAGACCGATCACATTAGGTGAACAAGATCCAATTACATGAACATTCTCCATGCGCTCCCAAGTGTACtcgaaaagagagaaagaagaagagagggggggggggggagagagagagagagagagagagagagagagagaacaatttACCATCGACCGCATCATGTGAGGTTGGTGACTGCCCACTCCGGCTGATCCAAAACTGAAGCCTTTCTTCTGCAATATCCTCCTCAACATAATGTGTCAATGCTCTTCTCCAAAAGTACGTAAGCCAAGCCTGCATGTCAATGTAAGTTTGTAAGACGGATTTACTGAATCATTGGCAATATTGTATTTACAGCTTCTTGATTGATGATATCTGTCTTTATTATTTCATGAACGAAGACTGTTATAATAGCATCTTCCCACTCTTCCCACTATAACAAAGATTGAGAAAGGGGAGGGAAAACAAATGGATAGGAAGTATTTCAGAGAGCCAAAACAATGGTCAATCATGTAGGAAGAAGGTAAAAGAAAATAGCATACTTCTTTGAAAAGAACATCCTCAGCCTCTTCCTCACTTAGTTCTGCAAAAGAGGATAAAAAGTTACGCATCAAGCACTCTCAAAATTAATGTAGATCCATGCACATCTACACATGCAGATTATCTATTTTCCCTTTGCCAGGTCATCtaaaatcaatttgacaaggCGCACTGAGCCACAAAGCCACTAGGAAACAGCTCAGATGTACTAGGGTTATTGAACAGACATGCACCTATTATTGCAAGAGGGGCTTTTACTGATATAGGAAAAAATGACGAGATCATTTAAAACAAGGTCTTAAATGAGAAATCCACAAAATTTTCCAGTTCATCATATCTTATTTGCacatcaaatgaaagaaaaccaaaaaactgATGCCATAGTATCTCAAGATTCCATCTTCAAGTAGGAAAGAAAACCAAAAGACGTGATCAGTTACACAGGGATGTCTGTTGGAGCGCATGAGGCACCAACGCTACATAATACATCATGGTAGTATCATCAGACAACATATGATAGTGAATCAGAGAGTACAAGAAGAGGACAATATCCTCCTTACCAAAAGCCTCAATAAACTTGGGATCAACATTCGATTTTGAATctgaaaaaccacaaaatatcACATGTTATCCCAAGAGAAGATTAACCAAAAAGGACCAAATAAAGTAGGAAGCTCAAAAAAGCAAACAAGTAATGGAGTACATAGAAGATTGCTATCCAACATACCAGAACGAACCAAATTTGGTCGTCTGTGCCGCGCCAGCGCAAGAACGACTGCATCCTCAACCTTGAGACGTCAATTCAAAATATATAAGCATTTGCGAAAATTTCTCTAACTAAGATCAATAGACTCCACCACCGCGAAAGTAGCAGTCATCTATGTGGATCCATTTTTGACATAAACTCTGTCCAAATGAGTTACGAAAGCAGTAGATCATCCATACCATTGTAAGGAGGAGAAAGTTTAGAAACttaagaggaggaaaaaagagaattctACTTAAATAAATTGATTGTGAACTGTTGAGTATGTCTTGAATTCTTTATGGTCTTGGGCCAACATTAGGGCTTGGAAGCAATAGTATGTATCTTGCTCTTTTTCAAGTTATTACGTTAAGAAGCAGAGACAGAAAGAGTTTTTAGCCACCTTTTgcaattctttattttctatagAGGTGTGCATATCCTCTCCACGTGGTTTTTCTTGCAAGGATCTCCACGAAAATTTTTGTGttcgtttctttttctcagTTTTAATTCCGTTATTATTTTGGCATTGGTCATAACAATCTGGTATCAAAGCCATAGGGTTTTTCGATCTTCTAGTTATGACTTCAAGTTCAACAACAAAATTTGATATTGAAAAGTTCGATCGGAGCAGCAGTTATAACCTATTGCAGGTTCGTATGAGCTGTTCTTACGCAGCAGGGTTGAAGAAAACTCTATTTAGTAAAGTGAAGAAACAGAAAACCACGTTGGATGAAATGTGGGAAGAATTGGATGAAAAAGCTTTGTCTACTATTCAGTTGTGTCTCACAAATGAAGTTTTGCAGGAGGTACTAGATCAGAAAACAGCTTCGGGCTTATGGACTGAATTGGAGAGTATTTTTCTGACAAAATCTCTCACCAATCGATTGAGTCTCTGACAAAATCTCCCACCAATCGATTGAGGCTCAAGCAACGACTTTTCACTCTTAGTATGGTTGAGGGTGCTTCCATTAGGTTTCATATTTCTTAGTTCAATGCTATTATCTTTGAATTAAGAAATATTGATGTTAAGAATGAAGATGAGGACCAAGCTACTTTATAGTTAGTTTCTCTACCTTCCTCTTACAAGAATTTTAGAGAGACCATTATTTGTTAGTAGAGAAACTATCGACGTTGAAGATGTTAAGACTAGTCTGCTAAATAAGCAGAAACTTGATGAGGCAGTAATGATCATGGGGCTAGTTTAGTTGCTTGGGGAAATCTGTTGAGTGAAGAAATAGTGGTAGGAGCAGGTCAAAATAGAAGCATAAGGGTCTGACTGGAAACTATTGTAAGTCTAAGGGGAATATTAAGATAAATTGTCTAAAATTGAAGGCAAAGcaaccaagagaaaaaaatcgGAATCAGTAAAATCAAGGGAATGCAAATCATCAAAACAATCACAGCTACCAAAACAGACAGAATTAGGGAAACAAAAATCCTGCTCAAGCTGGAgttgctaaagaagaaaaaaaagattggctattgGTTGCAAATGATAAAGACAAATTCTGTGATAGTTGGATCCTTGATTCAGGCTGTTCGTACCACATGTCGTAATCATTATTGGATCTCCATGTACAAAGAATATGATGATGGAGTTATTCTAATGGGAAATAATGCTAAATGCAAAGCAATTGGGATTGGGACTGTCTACATTAAGATGCATGATGACATGATCAAAACCTTAGAAATGTCAGACATGTTCCGGATTTGAATCAGAACCTTATCTCTTTGGATGCACTTGATGCTAACGTTTGTAGGTTTACTGCTAAAGGTGGAGTTATAAAGATTATGAGAGGTTCACTTCTGTTGTGAAAGGGCTAAAAGCAGGCACTTTTATCAGCTAAAAGGCACTACAGTTACCGGTTCAGCTGCAGTCTCATCCGCTATGAGGTATCATTTACTTCagttgcattttttatttatgacgGAATCAAACTACACTACATTACGGCATATTTGATTAGGCCATATGAGTGTTAGAGGGATGGAGGAGCTGAGTAAGGGAGGTTTTTTGTGTGGTCAGAAAATTGGAAAACTGGATTTTTATGAGCATTGTGTTTTTAGGAAACAAAAAAGGGTCAGTTTCAAAACAGGTATTCATACAACAAATGGCAATTTGGCTAATATTCATATGACCTTTGGGGGCCTGTGAAAGTTCCTTCGAAAGGCCTTGGTTCAAGGTATATACTCACTTtcattgattatttttcaaggAAGGTTTGGGTCTATTTCCTAAAGCAGAAGAGTGATGTTTTTGTTACATTTAAGCAATAGAAAACATGATTGTGAAAGACCAAAAAGAAGATTAAGAGGCTGAGAACAGATAATGGGCTAGAATTTTGTGGAGGTGAGTTTAATAAGTTCGGTAAGAATGAAGGCATTGTGAGGCATCATACTAAATTGAATAGACCACAGCATAATGGTATTGCAGAACGCATGAACAAAGCCTTATTAGAAAGGACTACTGCATGACTAGTGCATGTTGTCCAATGCTAGTTTGGGCAAGAGTTTTGGGTTGCCGCAGTCAATATAGCTTGTTGATTGATAAATTGTTCTCCTTGCACATCTGTTGAGTGCATGACACCTGAGGAGGTATGGTCAGGTAAACCTGTTGATTGTTCTTCTCTTCAAGTATTTGGATGTTCAATGTATGCACATGATAGTAAAGGGAAACTAGAGCCTAGAACCAAAAAAATgcatctttcttggttatgcTTCTGGTGTAAAAAGTTATAGACTTCAATATTCTGATTCATCTAAGATTATCATCAGCAgagatgttacttttgatgaaacTGCCATACTTCATCCTATCAAGGAATCGTTTGTTACTTTGTCAGGAAAATCTGAAAAGTGTAGTGGAAAAGGTGGAATTTGAATAAATTTCTTCACAACCAGTAATATTAAGATTGAAGAACCTAAAGAGGAACATTATTCTATTGCGAGAGATAGACCAAGAAGGACAATGAAGCCTCCACAGAAGTATGGGTATTCAGATTTTGTTGTTTATGCCCTTTCAGTTGCAGAGTCAGTAGAGTATAGTGAGCTTAAACCCTACAAGGAAGTTCTTCAAAAGACTCAGCAAAGTGGTCAGTTGCTATGAATGAAGAGATgaaatctcttgaaaagaatCAGACTTGGGGAGTTTATCAAGCcacgaaaaggaaagaaagttgTGGGCTACAAGTGggtcttcaaaagaaaagaaggtatTCATGGAATTAAAGACATCAGATTTAAAGCTCGTCTAGTTGCTAAGGGATATGGTTGGATTGAGGGAGTTGATTTTAATGATGTGTTGTCATCAGTCGTTAAACATGGCTCCATTCGAGTTTTTCTTGCATTAATTGCTATGCATGATTTAGGGCCTGCATAACAATGATTCTGGTTCTCCGATTCTATActccggaacaaaaaagaatgagaatcatATTTGGTGGcacaaatgattctgattctgttcccaagaacagttttgaagcaaaaacaagaatgaagaaaaagatgGTTCTGGAAAAAAGAACCATTTCTTAGAAACACAAAACATTATCTCTCAttactttccctctctctcgtcACTTCCCTCGACCTAAAACAAGACTCCCTTGTCCGTGGTTCTCGGTTCACTCCTATGTCCGCCACTATTGTGACCCGCCAGCTCCACTGCCACCATCCGCCGTCCTCGTCACACGACTCAATTCTATCCCTCGTCTCCTTGCTCGAGCCGGATtagggcgaccctcacccaaatcaGCAAGGGCCGCCCTAATCGGGCTCAAGCGAAGGTCACCCTCGTGCTCGTGTTTGTCTGTTCTCGTGCTCGTGTTGTTTTTGAGCTGCCCTAATCGGGCTTGGGCGTGCTCGTGTTTGTCTGCCCTCATGCTCgtgttgttttccttttcgtttgCGTGTTCGTATTGGTCTACCCAAGTGCTCGTGTTGTGGCCCTCATGCTTGTATTTCATTTGCAAGTGATGTGTACTTACTATCGCCCTCGTGCTCATGTTGTCTTGCTGTTCTGCCCTCATGCTTGATTATGATCCTAGCAAACGCATTTCTATTCCAGCaatagaaattttgtataaTTACCAAACACATTCTGATTTTTTGAAACTCATCAagagaacagaatcagaaaaatcaattctaattaaaATCACTTTTTCGGATCAGAATTGTTGCCATATAGGCCCTTAGAGTTGGAACAACTCGAAGTCAAAATAGGTTTTTTTGCATCATGAACTTGAAGAGAAAATCTATGGGTCAACCAAAAGGTTTCCAGTTTGAAgttaaggaagatcatgtttgttTATTGTAAATGTCAATATATGGCCTGAAGCAATCATCTAAATAGTGGCATAAAATGTTTGATTGTTTATTGTGCAACTTGGCTATTGTAGGAGCAAATATGACAATTGTATATTTatttgctattatatgttgatgacatgttGATTGCAGCAAAATATAGATTTGATATACATAATTTGAACGCACAATTGAGCGCTGAATTTGATATGATGAATTTAGGTGTAGTGCAGAAAATCCTAAGCatggaaatttagcaagatcgaaaaaggggaaaattgtatctctcccaaaaaaatacaTTGAGAAGATATTAGATCGTTTTGGCATGAAAGATGCCAAACCAATTAGTACTCCTCTTATGGCTCAATTTAGATTATCGGCTAGTTTATGCCCACAAACATATGAGGAGAAAAAATGTATGTCACATGTTCCATACTCTAGTGCCATTGGTAGCCTTATGTATGCTATGGATTGCACTCGACCCAATATTTCACATGATATTTGTGACATAAGTAGATATTTATCATGCCAAGGAAAAGTTCATTGGCAAGCTGTAAAGTGGATTTTGAGATATCTGAAGGGTACTTCTGATTAAGATTAAGAGTTTGGAGAAAGCGGTGACTCTTACGGGATATGTTGATTCCGAATATGTTGGTGACCATGATAAGAGGAGGTCTTTGACTAGGTATATCTTTACTATTGGAGATTGTGCAGTCGGTTGGAAAGCTTCTTTACGGCATATTGTTGATTTGTCTACTAGAGAGGCAAGAGTATATGGCTATTGTAGAGGCAGTTAAAGAGGCCATGTAGTTAATAAGCTTATTGGGAGAGCTTAGTGTGGATTATGGTGTGATTGTTGTCTATTATGATATTCAAAGTGCAATACATCTTACTAAAGATCAAACGTATCATGAGAGGGcaaagcacatcaatgtgcggtaacaTTATATAGGAGACATTTTTGCCGATGGCT
The genomic region above belongs to Rhodamnia argentea isolate NSW1041297 chromosome 6, ASM2092103v1, whole genome shotgun sequence and contains:
- the LOC115741583 gene encoding CASP-like protein 1F1; translated protein: MPARIPAGLTIQPSITSMAIPEIKVNEQNLAGKSSNVSNGAQICLRILSIATTLAATSLMVTCRQSITVFGIRIDARYSYSSAFKFFAFANATACAFSMMSLFLLIIFTHPRGPRKPSNFFFFLFLHDLWMMSLVLAGCAAATAIGFVGKYGNNHTGWMPICDHLEKFCSKATTSIVFAYASLLLFMLLAILTAWNIRQLSSVALTS